Within the Aspergillus luchuensis IFO 4308 DNA, chromosome 5, nearly complete sequence genome, the region GGTTATAGAACTACAAAAATCCCGCGGTGCAAAACACAAGTCAAGTATCGTTAGCTCTGCGAGACTACCTTGAAATACAAGTGGACATGGTTCAGATGGGCTAGATTCCGAACATGATATTTATTGCTTATTTTGAATATAACCCCCATCTCCGCCACGCTCCGATATCGCGAACAGCCTCGGGAAATGCATTGTGGTTAACTCGTCGCTTGCCCTCCTTAATGCACTTCACTCAAATCTAAGCCATAGGTTCCCTACTCAGCATTCCTATGTTTAGACCTCTAGCATAGCCTAACCTCGGGTTACCGGTTTCTACCCTTAGGCTGTCCCAACTTGGGTTCATGGTGAGATTCCCAGTTTTCCTATTTCCGCTCGCAACATAAGCGCGTTGGCCCTCACATGGAGCCGGATAAGATTCTGGACTCGGAGTGGTAGATTTATACTTGTGTCATTTGGGCTACCCAAAACCACGCCGTAGCATCCTTTTTTCTGTAACTGTGCTTAATTCATGCTTTACCTACACGGGATAACAGAGCTGAGTAGAGAGCCGTCGTTCAGGGAGCGCTTTCTGACACCATAGTAATGAAAATTACAAAGCTTAAGCACCAAGTTTTGTGGCGTAAACTTGTTTAATGCACCAACATCAAAGTTTATCCGAATAAAGCCGGAGACCCTGCCCTCTTGCGAGTGAGGCTGCAGATTCGCTCCGGAGGTGGGCCAAATTCCCGAGCCTGATTTAAAAAGCGACGCCGTGATGTTCGCCCTTTACAAGTCAGGCGCACCTGGACGCGGCATTTGGTGTATATTAGCGGTGCTCTGATTCGCGACACGCTTCAAATCATTGCATATCCCCATGTTTGCTTTTTATCTCGGGATTTGTAATTGGGTAGCTTCCATGGTTTCATCTTGGCCGTACTGCAGGCAAGGCTCTCGGTCTCCTCAATCACGCGGAGGCTCGAGCCTCGACCTCGCCCCTCAATGGCCCATTGAGAGAAAATTACCTAAGTGCCTTAGTGATTGAGTGGCTGACCACGAGCAGATCCATCCTGTTGTATATCTGTGCCCCCCCGGGTTTtccgtttttctttttcctttgtttgcttttttcaTTGGGTTCAATGCCCTGGCCGCTTTGATTCCACTCCTTCACCCTGTAATATGTTGTGACACTCTCACTCCAGCCAGGGTCAGCTGAGCTTttgcctcctcttcttcctgcgcgGTCTTtgacccaccacctcctccaaccaaccagccaCACATCCTGTTATGATCTAGGTGGATCGAATATATTAGGTCCTCCCTATATTCTAAGAAAACTTACTAGCAAAGTTGGAATCATAGTATTCGATTTAAATAtgaatttaaaatatataaatatatatatatttataaattaagtataCTTATAAGCTCTCTCATAGAGTGTATTTACTAAATcaaattagaaataataaaatgaaTAAGTTCCTAAATTCCttgattaaattataataaatagttatAATTTGTTAATTTtgatataattttttctCAAAAATTCTTGCACGGTACAGTTCAAGAAAGTCCTCTGAGCTTCTGAAACGCCCATATCGCCGCGCTTCACCTTGGCCACCGCTCTTACTAATGACAACGCAAGACCGTCATCGCCCCCATCGTGACCACCTTTGGCACAGGGCATATTATACACCACTTCGAAGCCAGAGCTGAAGTCGCTCACACGAATAGTGACTGCATCGTAAACAATCTCCCCTGTGGAACCTGATTTACGTCCACGACGCCTGCTGATAGCGTCTGTGAGAGCAACCATATGGAAACTGGGCAATTTTTGCAGGGCATTACTGAGGCTCAGTGCCTAGGTTGCCCGTGTAAGACTGCTGCTTCAACAACAA harbors:
- a CDS encoding uncharacterized protein (COG:S;~EggNog:ENOG410PKCI), translated to MVALTDAISRRRGRKSGSTGEIVYDAVTIRVSDFSSGFEVVYNMPCAKGGHDGGDDGLALSLVRAVAKVKRGDMGVSEAQRTFLNCTVQEFLRKNYIKINKL